A single window of Granulibacter bethesdensis DNA harbors:
- a CDS encoding HPP family protein codes for MRRFLIRHQPSQPARAAILAGIGGLFGVGSIGAAAAYSELPMLIAPFGASSVLLFSVPHSPLSQPVNVIGGHLVSTLTGLALLAILPNTWWAAALGVGLAIALMTVLRMTHPPAGANPLVIFALNPDMSFAFVPILTGSCALVAIAACFHKLSGTPYPVLHSGNPDLTAKSEAAMQ; via the coding sequence ATGCGTCGTTTTCTCATTCGTCACCAACCCTCCCAGCCAGCCCGCGCCGCGATTTTGGCAGGAATTGGAGGATTGTTTGGAGTTGGCTCGATAGGAGCAGCCGCAGCCTATTCCGAATTACCGATGTTGATCGCACCATTCGGGGCCAGCAGCGTTCTGCTGTTCTCGGTGCCTCACAGTCCGTTATCCCAACCCGTCAACGTCATTGGTGGTCATCTTGTATCCACGCTGACTGGTCTGGCGCTGCTGGCTATTCTACCAAACACATGGTGGGCCGCTGCCCTTGGTGTCGGTCTGGCTATCGCCCTGATGACCGTTCTGCGTATGACCCACCCGCCAGCCGGGGCCAATCCGCTTGTTATCTTCGCTCTCAATCCGGATATGAGCTTTGCATTTGTGCCCATTCTGACCGGCTCATGCGCCCTTGTGGCCATTGCAGCCTGCTTTCACAAGCTCAGCGGTACCCCTTATCCCGTGCTGCACAGCGGTAACCCTGATCTGACAGCTAAAAGCGAGGCCGCCATGCAGTAG
- a CDS encoding PAS domain-containing protein, whose translation MKQSAPAYLIDYFQHSRVALALAAPDGNYDLLWVNGPFRVLTGYSSAEVIGKNCRFLQGDADNEAAKAKIRQFLQNQDQASLRTLVVNFRKDKVPFVNLLSLSRLRGADGTTKYIFASQFDVSRSHPDLLINYDRELAATLGGLRSIVKDGGVVVQGTVLTIANTSALVAQAKMTLAELENVPDA comes from the coding sequence GTGAAACAGTCAGCCCCTGCCTATCTGATAGATTATTTTCAGCATTCCCGGGTGGCGCTGGCGTTGGCGGCACCTGACGGGAATTATGACCTGCTGTGGGTCAACGGGCCATTCAGGGTCTTGACCGGATATAGTTCCGCCGAAGTCATTGGCAAGAATTGCCGGTTTTTGCAGGGCGATGCTGACAATGAAGCTGCAAAAGCAAAAATAAGACAGTTTCTGCAGAATCAGGATCAGGCCAGCCTAAGAACGCTAGTTGTCAACTTCCGTAAGGACAAAGTTCCGTTCGTTAATCTGCTCTCTCTATCCCGTCTGCGAGGGGCGGACGGAACGACTAAATACATCTTTGCATCTCAGTTTGATGTCAGTCGTTCCCATCCTGATCTTCTTATCAATTATGATAGGGAACTGGCAGCCACACTTGGCGGTTTACGCTCCATTGTGAAAGATGGAGGCGTCGTGGTTCAAGGGACAGTGCTGACGATTGCCAATACCTCGGCCCTCGTTGCCCAGGCCAAGATGACGCTAGCGGAGCTGGAAAACGTACCAGATGCATGA
- a CDS encoding chemotaxis protein CheB has protein sequence MHDNSLAADRKGNKNQAASFPVVGIGASAGGLEALRDMLSTAMLPTGMSYVIIQHLDPNHESMLAQLLDRNTALQVIQCAGGEKIETDIVYIIPPGHGLVIRNGVLELTQFQQPRGLRRPIDDFFLSLASDQQANAVCVILSGTGGDGTTGLRAIKENGGICVVQQPETARYDGMPLSAVATGLVDFICPACEILNCIKTFFKRRVNDKLDIETATVADHINELCRVMRANTGHDFAGYKRSTLIRRVERRMHVLGINNGRAYVNRIREDVAEREALFRDLLINVTRFFRDPEAFLALRSKVIEPLLRERTADEDIRIWIPGCSSGEEAYTIAIMCAEAARTTGQPLAVQIFATDIDEQMLSIAREGSYPASALIDIPVEMRERYTVPHAERFSIISPIRDMIRFSNHSLIKDPPFSRIDLVSCRNLLIYFADQLQQTVIPLLHYAIRAGGYLFLGPSESVGRFEHLFPSIDQHAHIFIRPPGAPNYPIDLPTNLRQRSSMRERGGKGNTSALGDESAAIRRLVERYAPPSLVVDPDGGILAAYGKLSRYFEFPVTRTGGSSAINLARPGLRDVMGALLRQGRDQKRNVVVRDVAVETDFGTQPVEVTCDPLSDGCLLFVIRDSGPFKPLEDSEVYEIQVEDDHREALEDELRLTRYRLRSAVEELETANEELKSSNEEMMSMNEELQSTNEELATVNDELKSKVDQLTVANSDLRNFFESTDLAVVVLDADLKVRSYTEAATRIFPLKPSDRGRPLSDVASRLATIEYFEDARAVACGAESLQRRVTTQDGKHIYSMRVLPYNTHKGTVDGATLVLTDITDALVMERQLAAERERLDIAIKTAGIGIWEYCPETGETVIDEVEQKLFDVDGVEGGQISSLLERIHPEDIRAVEAALRRASSGNGDYEASFRIRTKDDTERWIKGFGRVVAGSAPMRLVGVSIDVTPEYTLAETRHLMLREMNHRVKNLFAVIAGIVTAVSRGHDNVPTFARDIRDRIASLGNAHSLAASGGEPKAIDLQELVEVTLAPYRHDTKIDIHGPSMLIDRSALSSFALILHEWATNAVKYGALGGKDGASLSVTWKRSENGLHLIWNEHQVKPVIEPVKRGFGSLLVETSVRQLRGQIERSMNGTNLFITLRLPNGVLSNG, from the coding sequence ATGCATGACAACTCTCTGGCGGCCGACAGAAAAGGGAACAAAAATCAGGCTGCTTCCTTTCCCGTTGTTGGGATAGGTGCATCAGCAGGGGGGCTGGAAGCCCTGCGCGATATGCTTTCCACTGCCATGCTCCCTACTGGGATGTCCTATGTTATCATCCAGCATTTGGACCCTAACCATGAAAGCATGTTGGCTCAGCTCCTCGATCGCAACACCGCCCTGCAGGTGATCCAGTGTGCGGGGGGAGAGAAAATAGAGACTGATATTGTCTATATCATTCCTCCAGGTCATGGGCTTGTCATTCGTAACGGTGTTCTAGAACTGACCCAATTTCAGCAACCGCGTGGACTGCGTCGTCCAATCGATGATTTTTTCCTGTCGCTTGCCAGTGATCAGCAGGCAAATGCTGTCTGTGTTATCCTGTCGGGAACGGGAGGAGATGGTACAACCGGATTGCGGGCCATCAAGGAAAATGGTGGAATCTGCGTTGTACAGCAGCCTGAGACTGCCCGTTATGACGGTATGCCCCTTTCAGCAGTGGCAACAGGTCTTGTCGATTTCATATGCCCCGCCTGCGAAATCCTGAACTGTATAAAAACTTTCTTCAAGAGACGAGTGAATGATAAGTTGGATATTGAAACTGCCACAGTGGCTGATCACATCAATGAATTATGCCGTGTAATGCGTGCTAATACAGGGCATGATTTTGCAGGTTACAAGCGTTCAACCCTGATTCGCCGTGTTGAGCGGCGTATGCACGTACTTGGGATCAACAATGGCCGTGCTTATGTAAACAGGATCAGAGAGGATGTCGCAGAACGTGAGGCATTGTTCCGTGATCTTCTGATCAATGTGACCCGTTTTTTTCGTGATCCAGAAGCATTTCTGGCACTGCGCAGCAAAGTGATCGAACCATTGCTGCGTGAACGTACGGCCGATGAAGATATACGGATATGGATTCCAGGCTGCTCTAGCGGAGAAGAAGCCTACACGATTGCGATCATGTGTGCAGAAGCAGCGCGAACCACTGGTCAGCCATTGGCTGTGCAGATTTTTGCCACGGACATAGATGAACAAATGTTATCTATCGCCAGGGAGGGCTCATATCCAGCTTCGGCCTTGATAGATATTCCGGTGGAAATGAGAGAACGTTATACAGTTCCCCATGCTGAGAGATTTTCAATTATCTCCCCGATTAGGGACATGATCCGTTTTTCCAATCACAGCCTCATAAAAGATCCACCCTTTTCAAGAATTGATCTGGTTTCCTGTCGCAATTTGCTGATCTATTTTGCTGACCAATTGCAGCAGACTGTTATTCCACTCCTGCATTATGCCATCCGCGCAGGCGGATATCTTTTTCTTGGTCCATCAGAAAGTGTTGGGCGCTTTGAACATCTGTTCCCGAGCATTGACCAGCATGCGCACATTTTTATACGTCCTCCGGGGGCTCCGAATTATCCGATTGATCTACCTACCAACTTACGTCAGCGTTCTTCCATGAGGGAAAGAGGAGGTAAGGGAAATACCAGCGCGCTCGGAGACGAAAGTGCAGCGATAAGACGCTTGGTGGAACGCTATGCGCCACCAAGCCTTGTGGTGGATCCCGATGGAGGCATTCTGGCGGCGTATGGGAAGCTGAGCCGGTATTTTGAATTTCCAGTGACCAGAACAGGCGGAAGCAGCGCAATCAACTTGGCCCGTCCCGGGTTAAGGGATGTCATGGGTGCGCTTCTGCGTCAGGGACGTGACCAAAAACGGAACGTTGTCGTTCGTGATGTTGCTGTTGAAACTGATTTTGGTACACAGCCTGTTGAAGTAACCTGTGATCCTTTAAGCGATGGATGTCTGCTTTTTGTTATCCGTGATAGTGGGCCGTTCAAACCACTGGAAGATTCTGAAGTCTATGAAATTCAGGTCGAGGACGATCATCGCGAAGCCCTGGAAGATGAACTCCGCTTAACACGGTATCGTCTGCGCTCTGCAGTGGAGGAGCTGGAGACCGCAAATGAGGAGCTTAAAAGCTCCAACGAAGAAATGATGTCGATGAACGAGGAGCTTCAGTCAACAAACGAGGAACTTGCAACCGTTAATGATGAGCTAAAAAGCAAGGTTGATCAGCTGACTGTCGCAAATTCTGATCTTCGTAATTTCTTTGAATCTACTGATCTTGCTGTGGTCGTGCTGGATGCAGACCTTAAAGTGCGTAGTTATACAGAGGCAGCAACCAGGATTTTTCCTTTGAAGCCCTCTGACCGTGGTCGCCCTTTGTCGGATGTGGCCAGCAGGCTAGCGACAATTGAATATTTCGAAGATGCGAGGGCTGTGGCCTGTGGCGCTGAATCGTTGCAACGCCGGGTGACGACACAGGATGGAAAGCACATTTATTCCATGCGTGTTCTTCCATATAATACTCATAAAGGCACTGTGGATGGTGCTACTCTAGTGCTGACTGACATCACCGATGCGCTTGTGATGGAACGGCAACTGGCCGCAGAGCGCGAGCGTCTGGATATCGCCATTAAGACAGCAGGGATCGGTATATGGGAATATTGCCCGGAAACCGGTGAAACCGTAATCGATGAGGTGGAGCAGAAGCTGTTTGATGTCGATGGCGTAGAAGGCGGACAAATCAGTTCCTTGCTCGAACGTATCCATCCAGAGGATATTCGAGCCGTTGAAGCAGCGTTGCGACGAGCCTCTTCCGGGAACGGAGATTATGAAGCAAGTTTCCGTATCAGGACTAAAGATGATACTGAACGCTGGATCAAAGGATTTGGCCGCGTTGTTGCCGGCAGTGCTCCGATGCGTCTGGTGGGTGTTTCTATTGATGTAACGCCTGAATACACGCTTGCTGAAACGCGCCATCTCATGCTGCGCGAGATGAACCACCGTGTCAAAAACCTGTTTGCGGTTATTGCTGGAATTGTAACGGCTGTTTCGCGGGGTCACGACAATGTTCCGACCTTTGCACGCGATATACGTGATCGTATCGCATCTCTCGGCAATGCCCATTCACTGGCCGCATCAGGAGGTGAGCCAAAGGCTATTGACCTTCAGGAGTTGGTGGAGGTGACGCTTGCCCCCTATCGTCATGACACAAAAATAGATATTCACGGTCCTTCCATGCTGATTGATCGGTCTGCTCTTTCTTCCTTTGCCCTTATTTTACATGAATGGGCTACGAATGCGGTGAAATACGGCGCTTTGGGCGGCAAGGATGGTGCATCCCTATCCGTTACATGGAAACGGTCTGAAAATGGCCTGCACCTGATATGGAATGAACATCAGGTAAAACCGGTTATTGAACCTGTAAAAAGAGGGTTTGGATCTCTGTTGGTGGAGACCAGTGTGCGTCAGTTGCGTGGGCAGATAGAGAGGTCCATGAATGGGACTAATCTGTTCATCACTCTTCGACTTCCGAATGGCGTATTAAGCAATGGTTAA
- a CDS encoding response regulator translates to MVKLVLLAEDEMFIALDLQIILEEAGCAVIGPLATLDETLSSLDDLKDTKLTAALLDVRLADKDIFPAADRLYQAGVPLLFHSAHADEKILRQRYPEAAIFPKPCTLDELYQVIRRIVE, encoded by the coding sequence ATGGTTAAGCTCGTTCTTCTGGCAGAGGACGAGATGTTTATTGCTCTCGATCTTCAGATAATCCTTGAGGAAGCGGGCTGCGCCGTTATTGGGCCTCTGGCAACATTGGATGAAACGCTCAGTTCATTGGATGATTTGAAAGACACAAAACTGACAGCTGCGCTTCTGGATGTCCGGCTTGCGGATAAGGATATATTTCCTGCGGCTGATCGATTATACCAAGCGGGTGTGCCTTTACTTTTTCATTCTGCTCATGCGGATGAGAAAATCCTCCGTCAACGCTATCCGGAGGCTGCAATTTTTCCAAAGCCATGTACGCTGGATGAGTTGTATCAAGTTATTCGGCGTATAGTGGAATAG